A region of Streptomyces sp. NBC_01788 DNA encodes the following proteins:
- a CDS encoding FAD-binding dehydrogenase has protein sequence MDADVIVVGAGLAGLVAAHELTSRGRRVALVDQENAANLGGQAYWSFGGLFLVDTPQQRRLGVKDSFELAWNDWQGSARFDRLGDEDSWAVRWARAYVEFAAGEKRSWLEGHGITLLPTVGWAERGDLRADGHGNSVPRFHIAWGTGTGVVEPFAAYALQAERDGLLTFHHRHRVDELVVQDGAVQGVRGTLLAEDDAPRGVASNREESGAFELTAQAVVVTTGGIGADHGLVRRHWPERLGTPPSRMVTGVPAYVDGRMLDISEEAGARLVNRDRMWHYTEGLRNWNPVWPGHGIRILPGPSSLWLDALGRRLPDPCLPGYDTLGTLRHLRTTEDIAGYDHSWFVLTRRIVEKEFALSGSEQNPDITARDRKAVLRDRLLGKGAPGPVRDFLRHGEDFLIARTLEQLVEKMNQSTGKPLLDAAGVRRLIEARDLQIANPYSKDSQVQGIHNARRYIGDRLGRVAAPHRVLDPAAGPLIAVKLHILTRKTLGGIQTDLDSRALGRDGQVIDGLYAAGEVAGFGGGGLHGYNALEGTFLGGCLFSGRAAGRAAARQTA, from the coding sequence ATGGACGCGGACGTCATCGTCGTCGGAGCGGGCCTCGCGGGCCTGGTCGCGGCGCACGAACTGACCAGCCGGGGCCGCAGGGTCGCCCTCGTCGACCAGGAGAACGCCGCCAATCTCGGCGGGCAGGCGTACTGGTCCTTCGGCGGGCTGTTCCTCGTCGACACCCCGCAGCAGCGCAGGCTCGGCGTCAAGGACTCCTTCGAGCTGGCCTGGAACGACTGGCAGGGCAGCGCCCGGTTCGACCGGCTGGGCGACGAGGACTCCTGGGCGGTGCGCTGGGCGCGCGCCTACGTCGAGTTCGCGGCGGGGGAGAAGCGGTCCTGGCTGGAAGGGCACGGCATCACGCTGCTGCCCACGGTCGGCTGGGCCGAGCGCGGCGATCTGCGCGCCGACGGCCACGGCAACTCCGTACCCCGCTTCCACATCGCCTGGGGCACCGGCACGGGCGTCGTGGAACCCTTCGCCGCGTACGCCCTCCAGGCCGAGCGCGACGGACTGCTCACCTTCCACCACCGTCACCGGGTCGACGAACTCGTCGTCCAGGACGGCGCCGTCCAGGGTGTGCGGGGCACGCTCCTCGCCGAGGACGACGCGCCCCGCGGCGTCGCCTCCAACCGCGAGGAGAGCGGCGCGTTCGAGCTCACCGCGCAGGCCGTCGTCGTCACCACCGGAGGCATCGGCGCCGACCACGGCCTCGTGCGCCGCCACTGGCCCGAGCGGCTCGGCACCCCGCCGTCGCGGATGGTCACCGGCGTTCCGGCGTACGTCGACGGCCGGATGCTGGACATCAGCGAGGAGGCCGGCGCACGGCTGGTCAACCGCGACCGCATGTGGCACTACACCGAGGGCCTGCGGAACTGGAACCCGGTCTGGCCCGGCCACGGCATCCGCATCCTGCCGGGCCCCTCGTCCCTCTGGCTGGACGCCCTCGGCCGCCGGCTGCCCGACCCCTGCCTGCCCGGCTACGACACGCTCGGCACCCTCAGGCACCTGCGCACGACCGAGGACATCGCCGGGTACGACCACTCCTGGTTCGTGCTGACCCGCAGGATCGTCGAGAAGGAGTTCGCCCTGTCGGGCTCCGAGCAGAACCCCGACATCACGGCCAGGGACCGCAAGGCCGTGCTGCGCGACCGACTGCTCGGCAAGGGCGCGCCCGGACCCGTACGGGACTTCCTGCGGCACGGCGAGGACTTCCTGATCGCCCGCACCCTGGAGCAACTGGTCGAGAAGATGAACCAGTCGACCGGCAAGCCCCTCCTGGACGCCGCCGGGGTGCGGCGCCTGATCGAGGCCCGCGACCTCCAGATCGCCAACCCCTACAGCAAGGACTCCCAGGTCCAGGGCATCCACAACGCCCGCCGCTACATCGGCGACCGCCTCGGCCGAGTGGCCGCCCCGCACCGCGTCCTGGACCCGGCGGCAGGACCGCTGATCGCCGTCAAGCTGCACATCCTGACCCGCAAGACGCTCGGCGGCATCCAGACCGACCTGGACTCGCGCGCCCTCGGCCGTGACGGGCAAGTGATCGACGGCCTCTACGCGGCCGGTGAGGTCGCCGGCTTCGGCGGCGGCGGCCTCCACGGCTACAACGCCCTGGAGGGCACCTTCCTCGGCGGATGCCTGTTCTCCGGGCGCGCGGCGGGGCGTGCCGCCGCACGGCAGACCGCCTGA
- a CDS encoding TetR/AcrR family transcriptional regulator: MTVGGTEKRVTRRRQRTRANLLDAAFTVFAAKGFGRVSIEEVCEAAGYSRGAFYSNFATLDELFFALYRDRAELIADQVAGALALDGPDLDVPAAVDRVTDVLLLDRDWLLVKTDFLVHAARDTAVAQTLLEHRARLRRAVADRLSRAGTPLPAVLGGADGAAHAVVAAYDGVTTQLLLDRDVEGARAWLGQLLTALLTDGGTPVRTN, from the coding sequence ATGACGGTCGGGGGCACGGAAAAGCGCGTCACCCGGCGTCGGCAGCGAACACGGGCCAACCTGCTCGACGCCGCCTTCACGGTGTTCGCCGCCAAGGGCTTCGGCCGGGTGTCGATCGAGGAGGTCTGTGAGGCCGCCGGCTACAGCAGGGGCGCCTTCTACTCCAACTTCGCCACTCTCGACGAGTTGTTCTTCGCCCTGTACCGGGACCGGGCCGAGCTGATCGCCGACCAGGTGGCCGGGGCGCTCGCCCTCGACGGCCCGGACCTCGACGTGCCCGCCGCCGTCGACCGGGTCACCGACGTGCTGCTCCTCGACCGGGACTGGCTCCTGGTCAAGACGGACTTCCTGGTGCACGCGGCCCGCGACACGGCCGTGGCGCAGACGCTGCTGGAGCACCGCGCGCGGCTGCGCCGTGCCGTCGCCGACCGGCTCTCCCGCGCCGGCACCCCGCTGCCCGCCGTCCTCGGCGGCGCCGACGGCGCCGCCCACGCGGTCGTCGCCGCGTACGACGGAGTCACCACCCAACTGCTGCTCGACAGGGACGTCGAGGGCGCCCGCGCCTGGCTCGGACAACTGCTCACGGCGCTGCTCACCGACGGCGGCACCCCCGTACGGACGAACTGA
- a CDS encoding DUF488 domain-containing protein — MSVRVRRIYDPPESDDGVRVLVDRLWPRGVSKEDAHIDEWPKAMTPSTELRRWYHGGEGSYEEFRRRYEAELTEPEAAELLDHIRKLTRRGHVTLLTASKEPEQSQASVLAGLLKKK, encoded by the coding sequence GTGAGCGTCCGTGTGCGCCGCATCTACGATCCGCCCGAGTCCGACGACGGTGTGCGGGTCCTGGTCGACCGGCTCTGGCCGCGCGGGGTCTCCAAGGAGGACGCGCACATCGACGAGTGGCCGAAGGCCATGACGCCGTCCACCGAGCTGCGCCGCTGGTACCACGGCGGCGAGGGGTCGTACGAGGAGTTCCGGCGCCGTTACGAGGCCGAACTGACCGAGCCGGAGGCGGCCGAACTCCTCGACCACATCAGGAAGTTGACCCGCCGTGGCCATGTGACGCTGCTGACCGCGTCCAAGGAGCCGGAGCAGAGCCAGGCCTCGGTGCTGGCCGGTCTGCTGAAGAAGAAGTGA
- a CDS encoding helix-turn-helix domain-containing protein encodes MPPRSNPTARQQRLGAELRKLREGAGLSTEQAAALLDTKRTVISSTEAGRHGVSPERVRRIAFRYECTDQALVDALVAMCGDRTSGWWEEYRDLLPTTFLDIAELEWHAKGLRVSTMTHMPGQFQTEAYARTLFQAAIPPLPAEEFEARVAHRVQRHQAVDRPGAPAYTLVIHEAALRIEVGGRAVLRNQLGHLMAAADRDNVTIQAIPFSAGVFPGSGQAILYALGQVPPLDTVQLDRTTAGEFLYSSAHLCKYRLQLDEMQRIALTPEKTLDLMHTISQSL; translated from the coding sequence ATGCCGCCGAGGAGCAATCCGACCGCACGCCAGCAGCGTCTGGGCGCGGAGCTTCGCAAGTTGCGGGAAGGGGCGGGCCTGTCCACCGAACAGGCCGCCGCGCTGCTGGACACGAAGCGGACCGTGATCAGCAGCACCGAGGCGGGACGCCACGGTGTCAGCCCGGAGCGTGTCCGGCGCATTGCCTTCCGGTATGAGTGCACGGACCAAGCTCTGGTGGATGCATTGGTCGCCATGTGCGGCGATCGCACAAGCGGCTGGTGGGAGGAGTATCGCGACCTCCTGCCCACGACATTCTTGGATATTGCCGAGTTGGAGTGGCACGCCAAGGGCTTGCGTGTGAGCACGATGACGCACATGCCGGGGCAGTTCCAGACCGAGGCATACGCGCGCACTCTGTTCCAAGCCGCCATCCCGCCGCTGCCCGCCGAGGAGTTCGAGGCCAGAGTGGCCCACCGTGTACAAAGACACCAGGCCGTCGACCGGCCAGGGGCTCCGGCCTACACGCTGGTCATCCACGAAGCCGCCCTACGGATCGAAGTCGGCGGACGCGCGGTGCTACGAAACCAGCTCGGTCACCTCATGGCAGCCGCAGACCGCGACAATGTCACGATCCAGGCCATCCCGTTCTCAGCGGGCGTTTTCCCCGGTTCAGGCCAGGCGATCCTGTACGCCCTCGGCCAGGTGCCCCCTCTGGACACCGTGCAACTGGATCGCACCACGGCAGGAGAGTTTCTTTATTCCAGCGCCCATTTGTGCAAGTACCGGCTGCAACTCGACGAGATGCAGAGGATCGCACTTACACCTGAGAAGACCCTCGATCTCATGCACACCATTTCCCAGAGTCTTTAG
- a CDS encoding serine/threonine-protein kinase has protein sequence MVRARRIGEQGRYELIEEIESGGMGTVWRGYDAVLDREIAVKLIRPDVVASPAQAKEFTRRFEREARVTARIGHHGVPQVFDAVLDEASHDRLYLVMEYVRGISLRKVLTGAEDGPAVGLPVSWAASIAAQICTVLSYAHAIPVVHRDLKPDNVLIASDGTVKVLDFGIAKLLRTDVTRLTATGNRIGTSRYMPPEQIDGAQITPLSDLYALGCVLHELLTGQPVFSGDNEYQLLHQHMDVPPKPLRTLRPEVPEDLEALTLDLLAKAPEQRPADAYAVYERLSPHLPQPGSAAVPVAFTDGGSPSALPDPTVVYRQPNAPLRRTTAPAPSPEQVAPVPVAARADTVLRDAIRDAYARSADLAESGRFAQAADVLKAVIATAATALGAHSPRVLSLRRQRAAVLMAGEDFRRALPEFDALAAVYARTAGPAGESALECRRHAAHCRANLGQATAALREFQEVLEVVSDTDGDASETALDLRRSIGVLLFSEGRRTEAEGVLDALHEDMCVLLGEDHEETHEIADLLARLRGPEGSRPY, from the coding sequence GTGGTGCGGGCAAGGAGAATCGGCGAGCAGGGCCGCTACGAGCTGATCGAGGAGATCGAGTCCGGCGGCATGGGCACGGTCTGGCGCGGCTACGACGCCGTTCTGGACCGGGAGATCGCGGTCAAGCTCATCCGGCCCGACGTCGTCGCGTCGCCCGCGCAGGCGAAGGAGTTCACCCGCCGCTTCGAACGCGAGGCGCGTGTCACCGCACGGATCGGGCATCACGGAGTGCCGCAGGTGTTCGACGCGGTGTTGGACGAGGCGTCGCACGACCGGCTGTACCTGGTGATGGAGTACGTGCGCGGGATCTCCCTGCGCAAGGTGCTCACGGGCGCGGAGGACGGACCGGCGGTGGGCCTCCCGGTGAGCTGGGCCGCGTCCATCGCCGCGCAGATCTGCACGGTCCTGTCCTACGCCCACGCCATCCCGGTCGTGCACCGCGACCTGAAGCCGGACAACGTCCTGATCGCCTCGGACGGCACGGTCAAGGTGCTGGATTTCGGCATCGCGAAGCTGCTTCGCACGGACGTCACCCGGCTCACGGCCACCGGCAACCGGATCGGTACCAGCCGCTACATGCCGCCGGAGCAGATCGACGGCGCGCAGATCACGCCGCTCAGCGACCTCTACGCGCTCGGCTGCGTGCTGCACGAACTCCTGACCGGGCAGCCGGTCTTCAGCGGCGACAACGAGTACCAGCTCCTGCACCAGCACATGGACGTGCCGCCGAAGCCGTTGCGCACCCTGCGGCCCGAGGTGCCGGAGGACCTCGAGGCGTTGACCCTGGACCTGCTGGCCAAGGCGCCCGAGCAGCGGCCGGCCGACGCGTACGCGGTGTACGAACGCCTGTCGCCGCACCTGCCGCAACCGGGTTCAGCGGCTGTCCCCGTGGCCTTCACGGACGGTGGCTCCCCTTCCGCACTTCCCGACCCGACGGTGGTCTACCGGCAGCCGAACGCACCGCTGCGGCGGACCACGGCGCCTGCGCCCTCACCCGAGCAGGTGGCTCCCGTACCGGTCGCGGCGCGCGCCGACACCGTGTTGCGGGACGCGATCCGGGACGCCTACGCCCGGTCCGCGGACCTTGCCGAAAGCGGGCGGTTCGCCCAGGCCGCGGACGTCCTCAAGGCAGTGATCGCCACGGCGGCCACCGCTCTCGGCGCACACAGCCCCCGTGTGCTGAGTCTGCGGCGGCAGCGCGCGGCGGTCCTAATGGCCGGCGAGGACTTCCGGCGCGCCTTACCGGAGTTCGACGCGCTGGCCGCCGTCTACGCCCGTACGGCGGGACCGGCCGGCGAAAGCGCGCTGGAGTGCCGCCGGCACGCCGCCCACTGCCGGGCCAACCTCGGCCAGGCCACCGCCGCCCTGCGGGAGTTCCAGGAGGTCCTGGAGGTCGTGTCCGACACGGACGGAGACGCCTCCGAGACCGCTCTCGACCTGCGCCGCAGCATCGGCGTCCTCCTTTTCTCCGAGGGCCGCCGCACCGAGGCCGAGGGCGTCCTCGATGCCCTCCACGAGGACATGTGCGTACTCCTCGGTGAGGACCACGAGGAGACCCACGAGATCGCCGACCTCCTCGCCCGGCTGCGCGGCCCGGAGGGGTCACGCCCCTACTGA
- a CDS encoding ATP-binding protein: MPEIPLVPAHWRFPAHPISVRRARHAVAESLPHVLRPHLGDDLGLLTSELVTNAIRHGACREDEDLIELVLWPADGHYWLAVSDPGTGKPEVARPDTDSETGRGLLLVDSLATAWTVRPRPTRGTSVIAGLSFRQGG, from the coding sequence ATGCCCGAGATCCCCCTCGTACCTGCCCACTGGCGCTTCCCCGCCCACCCCATCTCCGTACGGCGGGCCCGGCACGCCGTCGCCGAATCGCTGCCGCACGTCCTTCGGCCCCACCTCGGCGACGATCTGGGCCTGTTGACCTCGGAGCTGGTCACCAACGCCATCCGCCACGGCGCCTGCCGGGAGGACGAGGACCTCATCGAACTCGTCCTGTGGCCCGCCGACGGACACTACTGGCTCGCCGTGTCCGACCCGGGTACCGGCAAACCGGAAGTGGCCCGCCCGGACACGGACTCCGAGACCGGTCGGGGTCTGCTCCTCGTCGACAGCCTCGCCACCGCCTGGACCGTCCGGCCCCGTCCCACGCGCGGAACGTCCGTGATCGCGGGCCTCTCCTTCCGCCAGGGCGGTTGA
- a CDS encoding type I restriction endonuclease subunit R: MSVHDEAAFGNAIVAALLERKWCEGNRQDYRPQLGLDTAQLFEFIGKTQADEWAELIALYGGDPNTAQAGFAKRVDQAIATDGVLDVLRKGVKDHGVLIRLAYFKPSLVASDAVLDDYRANRLTFVKELEYADKQADKGKRLDLTLFLNGIPLATAELKNALTRQGVEAAKEQYRTDRDPTELIFARRVIANFAIDTDLVFVAPELRGKPTRFLPFNTGSEGPGKPGGAGNPAPTVPGTYATSYLWEQIWERDTWLDLIERFVHLSKEKGADGRTRKKLIFPRYHQWDIVKKLAGHAARHGAGHNYLGMASAGSGKSNTIGWLAHRLSSLHTPTDPTEIDPDALAAGLKPGAPVFDKVVIITDRRNLDAQLRETVGSFERTAGLVVKIDEKHGAKSDQLAKALSRETGKIITVTLHTFPALIDYLRRNPTEIQGHNFAIIVDEAHSSQSGDAATAVRAALRDLGLDSDSDETGATELEAAAATTDARLIRKATQRSKAANLSYFAFTATPKAKTLELFGTLESVNGKPTYVPFHTYSMRQAIEEGFILDPLRTYVTYNTYWKLVNKNPDEREVDPSKANPLLARYALTHDSTVTQQAQVIVEHFRTHTAGRLGGRAKAMVVTASRHSAVQMARAIRKYIDDRAYADPGVLVAFSGSLTYDGEETTEPKENGGLAESALPKAFAYTRKDDKAVRTGGKATQREYRILVVAEKYQTGFDQPLLTTMYVNKKLAGISAVQTLSRLNRTADRKSQADLAVLDFVNDAEDIKESFRPYFEEANTLPSDPNLLYTAQSRVMQPDILVDEEMREFADAYLAAEEKAAGSVARWEKLHAELYRHLGPAVGRFTELLDRKDEADDPDEEAAEAAEQFRADLNDYVRKYGFLSQIVPYRDADLECLYLYGRHLLNRLPRRGDGGVDIGDVDLSHLRIRKTGEHDLALTSEGAAELRGFGEGAGGAKEQQKSLLSELIEKFNDKFGTDFTEQDVITPFSEAKADPKVRAAAVNDEENFGLVFDEVFEDKMAEHIDTIADMGRQYFSHDDSFKQSLNQSARRAAWRMIRREENIDDEAA, from the coding sequence ATGTCCGTCCACGACGAAGCAGCATTCGGGAACGCCATAGTCGCCGCTTTGCTGGAGCGCAAGTGGTGTGAAGGAAACCGACAGGACTATCGCCCCCAACTCGGCCTGGACACCGCCCAGCTCTTCGAATTCATCGGCAAGACCCAAGCCGACGAATGGGCCGAACTGATCGCCCTCTACGGCGGGGATCCCAACACCGCCCAGGCCGGGTTCGCCAAGCGCGTGGACCAGGCAATCGCGACCGACGGCGTACTGGATGTGCTCCGCAAGGGCGTGAAGGACCACGGTGTCCTGATCAGGCTCGCGTACTTCAAGCCGTCACTCGTCGCGTCGGACGCGGTCCTTGACGACTACCGGGCGAACCGGCTGACCTTCGTCAAGGAGCTGGAGTACGCCGACAAGCAGGCGGACAAGGGCAAGCGCCTCGACCTCACCCTCTTCCTCAACGGGATCCCGCTGGCGACCGCCGAGTTGAAGAACGCTCTCACGCGCCAGGGCGTGGAGGCCGCCAAGGAGCAGTACCGCACGGACCGCGACCCCACCGAGCTGATCTTCGCGCGGCGCGTGATCGCGAACTTCGCCATCGACACGGACCTGGTGTTCGTCGCGCCGGAGTTGCGGGGCAAGCCGACGCGCTTCCTGCCGTTCAACACCGGGTCGGAGGGCCCGGGGAAGCCCGGCGGCGCGGGGAATCCTGCGCCCACCGTCCCCGGGACGTACGCGACCTCGTACCTCTGGGAGCAGATCTGGGAACGGGACACCTGGCTGGACCTGATCGAGCGGTTCGTGCACCTCAGCAAAGAGAAGGGCGCGGACGGGCGGACCCGGAAGAAGCTGATCTTCCCGCGCTACCACCAGTGGGACATCGTCAAGAAGCTCGCCGGCCACGCGGCCCGTCACGGCGCCGGTCACAACTACCTCGGTATGGCCTCCGCCGGCTCCGGCAAGTCGAACACCATCGGATGGCTGGCTCACCGCCTGTCGTCTCTGCATACGCCCACCGACCCAACCGAGATCGACCCCGATGCCCTGGCCGCCGGGCTCAAGCCCGGCGCGCCGGTCTTCGACAAGGTCGTGATCATCACCGACCGCCGCAATCTCGACGCCCAGCTCCGCGAGACCGTAGGCAGCTTCGAGAGGACCGCCGGTCTGGTCGTGAAGATCGACGAGAAGCACGGCGCGAAGTCCGACCAACTCGCCAAGGCACTGTCCCGCGAGACCGGGAAGATCATCACCGTCACTCTGCACACCTTCCCGGCCCTCATCGACTACCTGCGCCGCAACCCCACCGAGATCCAGGGCCACAACTTCGCGATCATCGTGGACGAGGCACACTCCTCGCAGTCCGGCGACGCGGCCACGGCCGTACGCGCGGCGCTGCGTGACCTGGGCCTGGACTCGGACTCCGACGAGACCGGGGCAACCGAGCTGGAAGCGGCGGCAGCCACCACCGATGCCCGGCTCATCCGCAAGGCCACCCAGCGCAGCAAGGCCGCGAACCTCTCCTACTTCGCGTTCACGGCCACGCCCAAGGCCAAGACGCTCGAACTCTTCGGCACCCTGGAGAGCGTCAACGGCAAGCCGACGTACGTCCCCTTCCACACGTACTCGATGCGCCAGGCCATCGAGGAAGGCTTCATCCTCGACCCCCTGCGGACCTACGTCACCTACAACACGTACTGGAAGCTGGTGAACAAGAATCCGGACGAACGCGAGGTGGATCCCTCCAAGGCGAATCCGCTGCTCGCCCGGTACGCGCTCACGCACGACTCCACCGTGACGCAACAGGCGCAGGTGATCGTCGAGCACTTCCGCACACACACCGCCGGCCGGCTCGGCGGGCGTGCCAAGGCCATGGTCGTGACGGCCTCCCGGCACAGCGCCGTGCAGATGGCCCGTGCGATCAGGAAGTACATCGACGACCGCGCATACGCCGACCCGGGCGTCCTGGTCGCGTTCTCCGGGAGCCTGACGTACGACGGCGAGGAAACGACCGAGCCGAAGGAGAACGGCGGCCTGGCCGAGTCCGCGCTGCCGAAGGCGTTCGCGTACACACGCAAGGACGACAAGGCCGTGCGCACCGGCGGGAAGGCGACACAGCGCGAGTACCGCATCCTGGTCGTCGCCGAGAAGTACCAGACCGGCTTCGACCAGCCGCTGCTCACCACGATGTACGTGAACAAGAAGCTCGCGGGCATCAGCGCCGTCCAGACCCTCTCCCGTCTGAACCGCACCGCCGACCGCAAGTCGCAGGCGGACCTGGCCGTACTGGACTTCGTCAACGACGCCGAGGACATCAAGGAGTCCTTCCGCCCGTACTTCGAGGAGGCGAACACCCTTCCCTCCGATCCCAACCTCCTCTACACGGCACAGAGCCGGGTCATGCAACCCGACATCCTCGTCGATGAGGAGATGCGGGAGTTCGCCGATGCCTATCTGGCGGCCGAGGAGAAGGCGGCGGGCTCGGTGGCCCGCTGGGAGAAGCTGCACGCGGAGCTGTACCGGCATCTCGGGCCCGCCGTCGGACGGTTCACCGAGCTGCTGGACCGCAAGGACGAGGCCGACGACCCGGACGAGGAAGCCGCCGAGGCCGCCGAGCAGTTCCGCGCCGACCTCAACGACTACGTACGGAAGTACGGCTTCCTCTCCCAGATCGTGCCCTACCGCGACGCCGACCTCGAATGCCTCTACCTCTACGGCCGCCACCTGCTCAACCGCCTGCCGCGACGCGGAGACGGCGGTGTGGACATAGGGGACGTCGACCTCAGCCATCTGCGCATCCGGAAGACCGGCGAGCACGACCTCGCGCTGACCTCGGAGGGAGCGGCGGAGCTGCGCGGCTTCGGCGAGGGCGCGGGCGGCGCCAAGGAGCAGCAGAAGTCACTGCTGTCGGAGCTGATCGAGAAGTTCAACGACAAGTTCGGCACCGACTTCACCGAGCAGGACGTGATCACGCCGTTCTCGGAGGCGAAGGCGGACCCGAAGGTCCGCGCGGCCGCCGTCAACGACGAGGAGAACTTCGGGCTCGTCTTCGACGAGGTCTTCGAGGACAAGATGGCCGAGCACATCGACACCATCGCCGACATGGGACGCCAGTACTTCAGCCACGACGACAGCTTCAAGCAGTCGCTCAACCAGAGTGCGCGCCGGGCGGCTTGGCGGATGATCCGCCGGGAGGAGAACATCGACGACGAGGCGGCCTGA
- a CDS encoding AIPR family protein, with protein MTTSGADTPRAVTQVREQLHETFDGVIDDSDIAHFRGGNYEQRFLSRALAALAVRRVGKCSVAEAARFVTDGIADQGLDAIAPLPESGQVLLVQAKWSDKGTATFDVDAAKAMVDGLNRIENELYDQFNQRAAALALEARPLLIKERAILVIALMGTVEPSPPAREVLDNALDEFNQHGARLSVKVLFAADFHEQVHADLRPEPICLDVRLDDWYQQKGPLEAYQGTVSAESVAEWYETHGTGLFEQNLRAPLGTTVTNAEIGQTLTSDPTRFWYLNNGITMICDSLTARHESAKAPRNRPTTLAVTGASIVNGAQTVRAVARAMHDDGEAAAHATLSIKVINTHEDRKFGVQVSQAANRQNAIEQRDHIALDPVHQAIKANLRAELRKQYVIKRGEPVAAPETGCSLDELALALACLYPDAEQAARAASSTENLWEQGPKGSHTLLFKREPSPQKVWRSVLTLRAARSAVYELGSGQNSREAATAEHGGFLVTHLIFQHLGATSIDDPDFDWDSEVLDKIPALVPELVRRLTHQIVTRYGPRSQIRTAFHTAETCRELAKQVLGDLADGVAVPAPPVKERKPRRPNTVPLLVDRRVIKDGAPLRYVALNEPERDAMEGWLVEDERRRQATWVNHRTKPILWAYDEQQYSPSGLVSKMWGDADWDERPVSNQGTARWFQSDGRSLWDLAQRIHSEEEEEEEEA; from the coding sequence ATGACCACCTCGGGCGCGGACACACCTCGCGCGGTCACGCAGGTACGCGAACAGCTGCACGAGACGTTTGACGGGGTGATAGACGACAGCGACATCGCCCACTTCCGAGGGGGCAACTACGAACAGCGCTTCCTCTCCCGTGCTCTCGCGGCCCTCGCGGTACGACGCGTGGGCAAGTGCAGTGTGGCCGAGGCGGCCCGGTTCGTGACGGACGGCATCGCAGACCAGGGGCTGGACGCCATCGCCCCCCTCCCCGAGAGCGGGCAGGTTCTGCTTGTCCAGGCGAAGTGGAGCGACAAGGGCACGGCGACCTTTGACGTTGACGCGGCAAAGGCGATGGTGGACGGTCTGAACCGGATCGAGAACGAGCTGTACGACCAGTTCAACCAGCGTGCCGCCGCCCTCGCGCTGGAAGCGAGGCCGCTCCTCATCAAGGAGAGAGCCATCCTGGTCATCGCGCTGATGGGCACCGTAGAACCTTCCCCGCCGGCACGCGAGGTCCTCGACAACGCTCTCGACGAGTTCAACCAGCACGGCGCGCGCCTGAGCGTCAAGGTACTGTTCGCCGCCGATTTCCATGAGCAGGTCCACGCGGATCTCCGGCCGGAGCCGATCTGCCTGGACGTACGACTGGACGACTGGTACCAGCAGAAGGGGCCGCTCGAGGCCTATCAGGGCACGGTCTCCGCGGAGAGCGTCGCCGAGTGGTACGAGACGCACGGTACCGGCCTGTTCGAGCAGAATCTCCGGGCCCCGCTCGGGACCACCGTCACCAATGCGGAGATCGGTCAGACCCTCACTTCCGATCCCACCAGGTTCTGGTACCTGAACAACGGCATCACCATGATCTGCGATTCGCTCACGGCCAGGCACGAAAGCGCCAAGGCACCGCGGAACAGGCCGACCACTCTCGCCGTGACCGGGGCGAGCATCGTCAACGGCGCTCAGACGGTACGGGCCGTCGCCAGGGCCATGCACGATGACGGCGAGGCCGCGGCCCACGCCACCCTGAGCATCAAGGTCATCAACACGCATGAAGACCGGAAATTCGGCGTACAGGTCTCGCAGGCGGCGAACCGGCAGAACGCCATCGAGCAGCGCGATCACATCGCGCTGGACCCCGTGCACCAGGCGATCAAGGCCAACCTGCGCGCCGAACTGCGCAAGCAGTACGTGATCAAGCGGGGTGAGCCGGTCGCCGCGCCTGAGACCGGCTGTTCACTGGACGAACTCGCCCTCGCCCTTGCCTGCCTGTACCCGGATGCCGAACAGGCCGCCCGGGCCGCCAGTTCCACGGAGAACCTCTGGGAGCAGGGCCCCAAGGGCAGTCACACCCTGTTGTTCAAACGCGAACCCTCTCCGCAGAAGGTGTGGCGTTCCGTGCTCACGCTGCGCGCGGCGCGGAGCGCGGTCTACGAACTGGGCAGTGGGCAGAACAGCCGTGAGGCGGCGACCGCGGAGCACGGTGGCTTTCTCGTCACCCACCTGATCTTCCAGCATCTCGGTGCCACGAGCATCGATGATCCCGATTTCGACTGGGACAGCGAGGTCCTGGACAAGATCCCCGCCCTCGTACCGGAGCTGGTGCGTCGGCTGACGCACCAGATCGTCACTCGTTACGGGCCACGTTCCCAGATCAGGACCGCCTTCCACACCGCGGAGACATGCCGAGAGCTCGCGAAGCAGGTCCTCGGCGACCTGGCCGACGGCGTCGCCGTTCCCGCACCCCCCGTGAAGGAGCGCAAGCCGCGTCGCCCGAACACCGTGCCGCTCCTGGTCGACCGCCGTGTCATCAAGGACGGAGCCCCCCTCCGGTACGTGGCTCTGAACGAGCCCGAGCGTGACGCCATGGAAGGGTGGCTTGTCGAAGACGAAAGGCGACGCCAGGCGACCTGGGTCAATCACCGGACCAAGCCGATCCTGTGGGCGTACGACGAGCAGCAGTACTCGCCGTCCGGGCTGGTGTCGAAGATGTGGGGGGACGCCGACTGGGACGAGCGGCCCGTGTCCAATCAGGGAACGGCTCGCTGGTTCCAGTCGGATGGCCGGAGCCTGTGGGATCTGGCGCAGCGCATCCACAGCGAAGAGGAGGAGGAAGAGGAGGAGGCCTGA